The stretch of DNA cCACTCCCACCTCTGGTGATGTTTGGGCCGGCACCTTAtctgactgattgtagtagggggagaaagctggatgagaggagggCGCAGGGCTGGGCCGAGGGGATGGTCAGGGACTGACCTCTAATGGGGGCATcttctgttccctccacagagcaggggaggggggcacGGAGTAGGACCGGTCTGACCGCCACCCTGGGACTCGTCATCCACGCTGCAGGTAGGGagcggccgggggggggggggggggggggagagggtgggaggagctgcgggtgggggggggaggggtatggagctgcgggggggagggggggggggaaggcgagggggtggggtggggtgtgctGCTTTGATGTACATGGATCTTGTGCAGACTGTTGGCCTTGAGTCCCACAGCCAGGGCACCAACTGCGGCTCCTCCTATCCTGCGGTCATAATGTCACACCGCACAGAaatggggcccttcggcccaacttggccttgCTATCCAAGATGCCCCTACACTCCTCCAtctcccacatttggcccatatccctctaaacctttcctatccatggagctGCCCCCCTATTTTAAAcactgttacagtacctgcctcaagtaccccctgtggcagcttgtcccatgcacccaccaccctctgtggggaaagcagttgcccctcaggttcatgtcTCACCTTAGAcccttgtcctctggttcttgatctttctactctgggtaaaggtcaCTGTACTCTGGCCGTTACTCTAGCTGACCCATGGATTGGTCAACCCTTGACCCCTGCCCTATGTCTGACCCATGGATTGGTCAACCCTTGACCCCTGCCCTCTTGTCTGACCCATGGATTGGTCAACCCTTGATCCCTGCCCTCTGTCTGACCCATGGATTGTTTGACCCTTGACCCCTGCCCTCTTGTCTGACTCGTGGATTGCCTGACCCCTGCCCTCCCTCTTGCAGTAGACGGGGTGGCGTTGGGAACAGCCGCCGGATCTTCCCAGATCTCCCTTCAGGTCATCGTCTTCCTGGCCGTGATCCTGcacaaggtgggagcaggggggggggtcagagggtgGGATGAGGTggtctgtggggaggggggagtgtgggggaggggtgctgAGGAATGTCTGAGGGAGGAGAAGATGGAGGtctgaggtgagggggggagggggagatcagtcttggtgggggagagaaagggagggatggCAACTGGGAAGGGTggggaagaagaagggggggggggcgatctgACATGGTGGCTGAGAGCAATGGTCTTTGTGATCTgggactttgggggggggggggggagacctgcaGGGGGTGGTCCTAGAgaggtgcagactccacacaaaaCAGCAGCcgaggttgggatcaaacccgagtctctggcgccgtgagtcaGCATCTCTACTGTGCCGCCCAGTAAGAGTCTTGAAGGACAACGTctcccgtccattccctccgcggacgctgcctggccagctgagccGCTGCAGCAGCTGGTTTGTGGGGAAGAGACCGGggtaagggaaggggggggggggtgcagagagTACGGGGGGCTGAGGAgatatcttcccccccccccccccccccccagaggtatgtgtgtgtgcaagGCGGGGTCCCTGGGGAGTGtctgggtggggggagagtgaggggctgGTGGGGGAGCAGGCAGGGGGTGACTCTCCGTGTCTTTGCTCCAGGCTCCCGCCTCCTTTGGTCTAGTCTCCTACCTGCTGCACATGGGGCTGGAGCGGAGGCAGATCTACCGCCACCTGCTGGCCTTCTCCCTCGCAGCACCCCTCCTCGCCCTCACCACCTTCTTCATCGTCCGCCAGGTAAGGCCTGCCCAGCTCCCataccctacccccccctcccatacccccctcccctacctcctccccctacctcctcccctctccccctctcccccccctaccacctccccaactccctcccctttcccctctccctaacacctcccctcctccgttcccctcccccctccctccacccctgcagttggtggtttacaccgaagataaacacaaaatgcttggagcaactcagcgggtcaggcagcatctctggagagaaggaataggcgacgtttcgggtcgggacctttcagaggctcccgactctgtctgaacaagggtctcgacccaaaatgtcacctattccttttctccacagatgctgtctgacccgctgagttactccagctttttgtgtccataagCTTTGAGATAGTTATGACAGAGGACAGATTTGGGTGTTGAGGGGAAGCGGAAGGTACTAAGTTGGAGGAGGGTAAGTTACATCGCAGGGCAGCACCTCGGGAGGGTTTAGTGTGAGCAGCTGATTCTGGGCAAACCTACATCTGGCTCGTGGGAGTGTCACGGCACTAGGATTAGCTGTGACACATTAGGTCAACATTGCCACATCTCCTCACAGTGTAGACGGTTATTTTAGTCCATTGAGCCAATGTCAGTTCACAAGTCCATAagtcttcttcttgcttatggcatgcacagcctaaagttgtaggacaacttgttctatttgatcgtgcacaccaggttgattgcattcatcgaaacagggcggaccacgtgaaggttgcaatctcctaccccatttgataggagcagaattagggcattaggcccattcaatcatggctgatctatctttccttctcaaccccattcccctgacacacgtactaatcaagttaATCAGTTAATCACCAGTGCCAATTACAGCAGCAATTAACCTCCTGGGGCACTGAGTACAAGGTTCAGGAAGTcacgttgcagctttataaaactttggttaggctgcctttagagtattgcgtgcagttctgatcgccccattacaggaaggatgtggaggctttggagggggtgTTGAGGTTGGCCAGAattctgtctggattagagggtctcTCCACAAggggaggttggataaacttggattgttttctttagaCTATCAAaggttggggggtggggagacttgattgaagtatataaaatgacgagaggcatcgatagggtagatggccagaacctttttcccaggatggaaatgtcaaggagtagagggcacagctttaaggtgaggggggcagagTTAAagtagatatgcagggcaagttttttgcacagtgggtggtgggggaggcagatataggatagtggtgtttaagaggcttttagatagaaccATGGATAGGAgagtggagggatgtggatctcaATTAGcttcacttggcatcatgttggacaCGGACATTGaatatttgggccgaagggcctgtcactgTTCTGTATTCCATcacccacacatctttaggatgtgggaggaagccggagcagcaTGGGGATCTCGGGGAGatcgtgcgaactccacacagccagcaaccaaggtcgggatcgaacccgggtcgccggCGTTGCGAGGCAGCGGCTCTGCCCGTTGCGCCACCATCGTTGAGCCTGTGTTTCTTATCTCGCCCACAGAGCAGCCTGGAGTTGCTGCAGCAGACCAAGGCCACGGGCGTCGGGCTCCTCTTCTCCGCCGGCACTTTCCTCTATGTTGCCTCCGTGCACGTCCTCCCCGAGGTCAGCGGACAGCGGCCCCACCCCGAGGTCGAGGGTCGGCTGGGCCTGGGACTCCTGGACAGCCTGACCATGGTGCTGGGCTGTACCCTCCCAGTCCTCCTCTCTCTGGGGCTGCACGATGCCCAgtgatgctccccccccccccccccccaccatggaccttaccggggggggtggggggggtttgaggggaggggaggcgggtACGGGGAGGTCT from Leucoraja erinacea ecotype New England chromosome 5, Leri_hhj_1, whole genome shotgun sequence encodes:
- the LOC129697540 gene encoding LOW QUALITY PROTEIN: zinc transporter ZIP9-A (The sequence of the model RefSeq protein was modified relative to this genomic sequence to represent the inferred CDS: deleted 1 base in 1 codon), giving the protein MDGALSIALLSLAMFGGSLLLGLIPLLVRLPEARLRQVSVLGAGLLCGTALAVVIPEGIELLMAAPPSGRLRNLSLDPVTTESPAGAEGGACAPSHVFIGIALVTGFLLMFLIDQITACITGQGQGQGEQGRGARSRTGLTATLGLVIHAAVDGVALGTAAGSSQISLQVIVFLAVILHKAPASFGLVSYLLHMGLERRQIYRHLLAFSLAAPLLALTTFFIVRQSSLELLQQTKATGVGLLFSAGTFLYVASVHVLPEVSGQRPHPEVEGRLGLGLLDSLTMVLGCTLPVLLSLGLHDAQ